Proteins encoded by one window of Chryseobacterium foetidum:
- a CDS encoding YetF domain-containing protein, translating to MQIDWNELIMGSESWDFLLQIIFRTAVMFLVIIFGIRLLGKRGVKQLSVFELVVIIGLGSAAGDPMFYREVGILSSILVFAVIILFYTLVVYLIGRSKKIEILLEGKPILLIENGVFAIENFKKEKLGSDEFFAELRMKSISHLGQIESAIEETSGEISVFFYEDEDVKYGLPVLLHSLEKSTTVFSEKKNYSCTFCGFTELKIPEGDNTCEVCGKHHWVPSINRRRIT from the coding sequence ATGCAAATCGATTGGAATGAGCTTATCATGGGCTCCGAAAGCTGGGATTTTCTGCTCCAGATCATCTTCCGTACAGCGGTAATGTTTCTTGTAATTATCTTCGGAATCAGGCTTTTAGGGAAAAGAGGTGTAAAACAACTTTCTGTCTTTGAACTTGTTGTGATTATCGGTTTGGGCTCTGCGGCCGGTGATCCAATGTTTTACCGTGAAGTGGGAATTCTCTCATCGATCCTTGTATTCGCGGTTATTATCTTATTTTATACTTTGGTGGTTTATCTTATCGGAAGATCCAAAAAAATTGAAATACTTCTGGAGGGAAAACCAATCCTTCTTATTGAAAACGGAGTTTTTGCAATCGAAAATTTTAAAAAGGAAAAATTAGGCAGCGACGAATTCTTTGCGGAGTTGAGAATGAAAAGTATTTCTCATTTAGGACAGATAGAATCTGCGATAGAGGAGACTTCCGGAGAGATCAGCGTATTTTTTTATGAAGATGAAGATGTGAAATATGGCCTTCCTGTACTTCTGCATTCTCTGGAAAAATCCACAACTGTCTTTTCAGAAAAGAAAAATTATTCGTGCACATTCTGCGGCTTTACAGAACTGAAAATCCCTGAAGGCGACAATACATGCGAAGTTTGCGGAAAACACCACTGGGTTCCTTCAATTAACAGAAGACGAATTACATAA
- a CDS encoding helix-turn-helix domain-containing protein: MMQAAEADDQIKKVGFYIKPLSEVIALNNNSRSFINHQYFAIIISAEEFTLKTDVGERIVKPKSVIYIGPGKSFQLLGEVSEKSSCIVFRSSFYEKTQQDSFFINSKIFYNPTSNFFVVPICENCFHENKSLSKRVEVFKTRGESLYISAAHNLIESLLLHAFQSEEVEIIIDAEKFEFVSYVNRFRVLLQRDFKEQKKVSYYASELQVSARKLTEMSEYVSGKKAKQLIIEKVIRESENALKFSSNTISEISYNLGFNDEGNFTNFLKKHTGKIPSEMREVVQ, translated from the coding sequence ATGATGCAAGCAGCTGAAGCAGATGATCAGATAAAAAAAGTTGGTTTTTACATTAAACCTTTGTCTGAAGTCATTGCTCTTAATAATAATTCCCGTTCTTTTATTAATCATCAGTATTTTGCAATCATAATTTCTGCAGAAGAGTTTACTTTAAAAACGGACGTTGGCGAGAGAATAGTTAAGCCAAAATCGGTGATTTACATTGGCCCGGGAAAATCTTTTCAATTGCTGGGCGAAGTATCAGAAAAGTCTTCCTGTATCGTTTTCAGGTCCAGTTTCTACGAAAAAACACAACAGGACAGTTTTTTTATTAACTCAAAAATTTTCTACAATCCTACTTCCAATTTTTTTGTTGTACCTATCTGTGAAAATTGTTTTCATGAAAATAAATCTTTATCAAAAAGAGTAGAAGTATTTAAAACGAGAGGCGAAAGTCTGTACATTTCTGCAGCACATAATCTGATTGAATCTTTGCTTCTGCATGCTTTTCAGTCTGAAGAAGTGGAAATTATTATTGACGCCGAGAAATTTGAGTTTGTATCCTACGTCAACCGTTTCAGGGTTTTGCTACAGAGAGATTTTAAAGAACAGAAAAAAGTTTCTTATTACGCTTCCGAACTGCAGGTTTCAGCCAGAAAACTCACAGAAATGTCTGAATACGTAAGTGGAAAAAAAGCAAAACAGTTGATTATTGAAAAAGTAATTAGAGAATCTGAAAACGCCTTAAAATTCTCATCAAACACCATCTCAGAAATTTCCTACAATTTAGGGTTTAATGATGAAGGAAACTTTACCAATTTTCTTAAAAAACACACCGGAAAAATCCCAAGTGAAATGCGCGAAGTTGTTCAGTAA